The Enterobacter kobei genome has a segment encoding these proteins:
- a CDS encoding bifunctional 5-dehydro-2-deoxygluconokinase/5-dehydro-2-deoxyphosphogluconate aldolase, with protein MEKQFDVICMGRVAVDLYSQQIGARLEDVSSFAKYLGGSSGNVAYGTARQGLRSSMLARVGDEHMGRFLREELNQVGCDTSHLITDKERLTALVLLGIKDRDTFPLIFYRDNCADMAITASDVDESYIASARCLAITGTHLSHPQTREAVLTALGYARRHGVRTVLDIDYRPVLWGLTSLGDGETRFIAADKVTRELQEVLHLFDVIVGTEEEFHIAGGSTDTLQALAQVRGVSQATLVCKRGALGCSVYTDAIPPRLDDGLTVTGVRVEVLNVLGAGDAFMSGLLRGYLNDEGWEQACRYANACGALVVSRHGCAPAMPSKTELDDYLSRAARVPRPDLDPRLNHLHRVTTRRREWPELCVMAFDHRSQLEEMALQCGASIGRIPALKQLILQASREAANRAGLEGKAGLLCDGTFGQDALNAITGEGWWIGRPIELPGSRPLEMEHGNIGTQLISWPQEHVVKCLVFFHPEDAHGLRLEQEQKIAEVYHACCQSGHELLLEVILPASMPRSDALYLRAISRFYNLGIYPDWWKLPPLSASGWTALNEIIERRDPHCRGVVILGLDAPAEQLRADFKAAAGQTLVKGFAVGRTLFGDASRAWLKHDIDDAQLVARIRDNYLQLIAWWRERGHA; from the coding sequence GTGGAAAAGCAGTTTGATGTGATATGCATGGGCCGCGTGGCGGTAGACCTCTACAGTCAGCAAATTGGCGCCCGTCTGGAAGATGTGTCGAGCTTCGCCAAATATCTTGGCGGGTCGTCCGGCAACGTGGCGTACGGCACCGCGCGACAGGGGTTACGCTCGTCGATGCTGGCGCGCGTCGGCGATGAACATATGGGCCGCTTCCTGCGGGAAGAGTTAAATCAGGTGGGCTGCGATACCAGCCATCTGATTACCGACAAAGAACGCCTCACGGCGCTGGTGCTGCTCGGCATTAAAGACCGGGACACTTTTCCTCTGATTTTTTATCGCGATAACTGCGCGGATATGGCGATTACCGCCAGCGATGTGGACGAAAGTTACATTGCCTCCGCACGGTGTCTTGCCATCACCGGGACTCACCTTTCTCATCCCCAGACCCGCGAGGCGGTGCTGACGGCGCTGGGCTATGCCCGCCGCCACGGCGTGCGCACGGTGCTGGATATCGACTACCGTCCGGTGCTGTGGGGGCTGACCTCCTTAGGCGACGGGGAAACGCGCTTTATCGCCGCCGATAAGGTCACCCGCGAGCTGCAGGAGGTGCTGCACCTCTTCGACGTGATTGTCGGCACCGAGGAGGAGTTCCACATTGCGGGCGGCAGCACCGATACCCTGCAGGCGCTGGCGCAGGTGCGTGGCGTGAGTCAGGCTACGCTGGTCTGCAAACGCGGCGCGCTGGGCTGTTCGGTCTATACCGATGCCATTCCGCCTCGTCTGGACGACGGCCTGACGGTGACCGGCGTGCGCGTCGAGGTGCTGAATGTTCTCGGCGCAGGGGACGCGTTTATGTCCGGCCTGCTGCGCGGTTACCTGAACGACGAAGGCTGGGAGCAGGCGTGCCGCTATGCCAATGCCTGCGGTGCGCTGGTGGTCTCTCGCCACGGCTGCGCTCCGGCGATGCCGAGCAAAACAGAGCTGGATGATTATCTTTCCCGCGCCGCACGTGTTCCGCGCCCGGATCTTGACCCGCGTCTTAACCATCTCCACCGGGTGACGACCCGCCGTCGCGAATGGCCGGAGCTGTGCGTGATGGCTTTCGACCATCGCAGCCAGCTGGAAGAGATGGCGCTGCAGTGCGGTGCGTCGATCGGGCGCATTCCGGCACTGAAGCAGCTGATCCTCCAGGCCAGCCGCGAGGCGGCAAACCGCGCCGGGCTGGAGGGTAAAGCCGGTCTGCTGTGCGACGGCACCTTTGGTCAGGATGCGCTAAACGCCATCACCGGGGAAGGGTGGTGGATTGGTCGTCCCATTGAGCTGCCGGGCTCCCGGCCGCTGGAGATGGAGCACGGTAACATCGGCACCCAGCTCATCAGCTGGCCGCAGGAGCACGTGGTGAAATGTCTGGTCTTTTTCCATCCGGAAGATGCCCACGGCCTGCGCCTTGAGCAGGAGCAGAAAATCGCCGAGGTGTACCACGCCTGCTGCCAGTCCGGGCATGAACTGCTGCTGGAGGTGATATTGCCCGCCAGCATGCCGCGCAGCGACGCGCTCTACCTGCGCGCCATCTCCCGTTTCTACAACCTGGGGATTTACCCTGACTGGTGGAAACTGCCGCCGCTCTCAGCCAGCGGCTGGACGGCACTGAACGAGATTATCGAACGCCGGGACCCGCACTGCCGCGGGGTGGTGATCCTCGGTCTGGATGCCCCGGCAGAGCAGTTGCGTGCCGACTTCAAAGCCGCCGCAGGGCAGACGCTGGTTAAAGGCTTCGCCGTGGGGCGCACGCTGTTTGGCGACGCCTCCCGCGCGTGGCTGAAACACGATATTGACGATGCGCAGCTGGTGGCGCGCATCCGGGACAACTACCTGCAGCTTATCGCCTGGTGGCGCGAGCGCGGACACGCATAA